The proteins below come from a single Microtus pennsylvanicus isolate mMicPen1 chromosome 13, mMicPen1.hap1, whole genome shotgun sequence genomic window:
- the Dynlt4 gene encoding dynein light chain Tctex-type 4 — protein sequence MAGRTLQSGHPEEDTTKDLPLKLPPGKSGGHLASIDETRPVGPGPASRRGSLLSLHPSFSRRNSLAGPLVGLGGRRPSLGLMPPLGSRVSFSGLPILPARRMAPSYRTEPAPGERWEAASAQRVLEAALDAGLSNVCYSGTEAGKLAKALCEQIRIRVRELSLPRYKLVCSVVLGPRERQGVHVASRALWDAVHDGLASATFTNTSLFAVATVHAVYWE from the coding sequence ATGGCTGGCAGGACTCTGCAATCAGGACACCCGGAAGAGGATACTACCAAAGACCTGCCTCTGAAATTACCACCAGGGAAGTCTGGAGGTCACCTGGCCAGCATTGATGAGACCCGACCTGTAGGCCCAGGCCCAGCCTCCCGTCGCGGCTCCCTGCTGAGCCTACACCCATCCTTTTCACGCCGCAACTCACTGGCAGGACCCCTAGTAGGTCTTGGAGGTCGACGACCATCCCTGGGCCTGATGCCCCCTTTAGGTTCACGAGTTAGTTTTTCTGGGTTACCCATCTTGCCTGCCCGTCGGATGGCACCCTCATACCGCACCGAACCAGCGCCAGGCGAGCGTTGGGAAGCTGCAAGCGCTCAGCGTGTCCTGGAGGCAGCACTGGATGCAGGGCTGAGCAATGTGTGCTACTCGGGTACCGAGGCGGGAAAACTGGCAAAGGCGCTGTGTGAACAGATACGCATACGTGTGCGGGAGCTCAGCCTACCCCGCTACaaactggtgtgcagtgtggtgCTGGGACCACGCGAGAGACAGGGCGTGCATGTGGCCAGCCGGGCACTCTGGGACGCAGTACATGATGGACTGGCCTCTGCCACCTTCACCAACACTTCACTGTTCGCCGTGGCTACTGTCCACGCGGTTTACTGGGAATGA